The genomic DNA CACCAGATAGTGTGATGCAAAACTTACCATCAGCTATTAATACTTATTGCCAAGTAGATATCAAGCTGGAGTATTGTTTCTATTTAAGGCTCTTGCTTTTGATGGTATAAATTTCATGGGTCAATCATTGAAAATTCGACGACCAAGTGACTACAAACCACTGCCAGGATCTTCAGAAACACCTTCTGTTCATCTGCCAGGTGTTGTTTCAACTGTCGTACAAGATTCTCTACATAAGGTAATATTATGTTGTATTGAAATTATGTAGAATTACCGTAGTCAAATTTGTTAAGTCTCTCAtacagtgttcactattagcgcacttttttgcgaaaattgcgaaacactttcgcaactttttttagggactgcgaaatagcacttttttccgattttgaagagaaaaagcacttttttccgattttgaatggaataaaaattcaaagttttcaaatattttcgagtattaagttgacaaataagtaacatactagtacttttgtaactcaattctgcatatcataacgatatttatcGGAATtttaacctatgagatgcagacaaaggagataaagcttttgcattaacggcaaaattcttgtttataatatgattattatacaagcacaccgattccgcttctcccgcaaaaaacgctcccgggtgtttgaaaccagatgttggaatactaggcagtgcgtttctttgaaggtcatgtgactatcaatgatatcgatgaattcaaaatgactataaaagtgttagtaacgtgttatagtcactttggatgaattgtgaccaaactgcacgattttcaaatcagacgaaacttttagcagcatgtcacagatttgcaaaatcaccaaattcacaaaataccattaagtgccattttattgtaatcacaatgttgaagggacgtggcattttccggaattttgcgatatttacacaactattcctcattgatatgcgaggacaggtgggcaaaattcaatatttttttgaatcgaatatttttaaggagtaccgaataaacgtggtggaaacattaaaaaatcggcaataaagcctttttactggttaattccgttgtaatggctaattgttcttgtcaccgatggttttggcggcgatatccaggttttgggtaatctatattcccgccctctcctttttacaaatatgaattcttgtgggtcggcggtcatcaaagttttatatatcgggtttacccgttcgttcacatcggcaacagctgttgaagacattgaggactcaaattaacatttgcgttggctttaatattacctatcaagatttgtaaatttaccgtcccaattttatgggaatggtaatattattgtccataccgtgatgcagatatttattaagacgataattaactttgtcatgtatttctatggtgataaacttggCAAacctgaaattgtgccaatcctgaatgttgatttaaaatagtgattgaataattcggcaataaaggcatttctgcgtggtcataagacgagatggcgttaatgaacagcacttcttttacaggatattttacgtatgcgacttaatgctaaaaagattgggctcgagtgctttttttttcgagtgctcgagtgcctaatagaggtcaggcgctaattgtaactaattccctcaagtttcaacgtgttttcaacaaaacaataccccggcgataattatagctaaaatgttaccgagcaattcacaattttatttatggaatttgcaaattcaccagtttcttgacgattttgatattgtcatgCCCTAagtattagtgcaaaaaatactcccattcttccgcggcggtttgacgggttctttgttctattcttcagaaagttctgacacggggatatagaatactgaatccggagggttgaatccctgtccacttactggtgattttccgttttgaaatgcgtgaaacattctttattttaaattaaatgacgtttcgcgggctagagttctccccgaaaatgatgtgttccagacgttagttagacgatagataaaacattagattattaattttcgtgacgccccgttttcgaaaatacaaagttatatcgcaaaaaagcgttatgatacatttggaatgaaacattatttaccgttaattcagatcatattttactcttcatgacacccggtatccgaaaatacagttgtatctcgaaaaatgtgttttgttacatttaaaataaaacatttttgcgattaatttagatcatattttacttttcaggacacccgttttcgaaaatacaaggttatatcgcaaaatgtgttttgttacatttaaaataaaacatttttgcgattaatttagatcaaatttttcctttcacggcaacccgtttccgaaaatacaaagttatatcacaaaaaatgcgttttgttacatttattttgcattcccaataaaatacatattttccctaattaaggtcgtcgatgaatctgttcctgtcgttcaagctcgacacacgtttggacgagtgtgggggcGGTTTTTTACGATTTTATTATACGATATATTACGATTAAGATTTTAtgatagaagtgaatttgtctcaagatggtattttacgattcctgcccacagaaaataaacacgctgacaggcttggttataattgatattcgttaattttttttttacactatCAATAAACGcaccacaccaattgcgaccatataaattgcagtcgcatcggtatggactgtatgtttttggcgctctcacattaataataattttcaacaaaacaataccccgacggtcattaaagctgaattcgttaccgaataattcacaattttatttacggaatttgcaatttcaagatctcacttgacgattttgatgatgtcatgccctaattatttctgcttaaatgcctcaaaatacaacaaatgtaatcattttcgacgataacaggcgcaacaattcgtaaacgagccgttataacgaaattcgcgattgattttacctctctcttgtttacaattttaacatcccgccggccatgtatggtcgaataaaatgttcacatattcgaaacatgacttggctaaggatggaagggatcactaaagagctaatagaaagtacatacgcgagggtatgatattaatatcgagaatatttgtgagcatatcacaggactgaaatattttgcacccggctgtttgtttgttggcagaacaacgatacgctaaagttaattgatcgaatacagggaagtatttatttatcatctcacttgcgaacatcgaggttttggcggaattgtacgatcatgttgtcttacttaaataatacctttttcaataaatgttcattttacttttgcgactttattatatgtcgggttttcatttattttaaattcgaaattgtccgaaatactcccaacaggtgtataagtacaataatattagtacttaccaaagtacttaccagggaagtttaatacacacgatgtgtaaagggcgtcgtaactcccgtttattaattataaattatttttcattctgcTTAAAAATCAACGGCAgcatctcacgtaactctcgcgaccaaatctcttttgttttgtatggcatcgtcttggcgatgaatttattgccgactgaattttaattgtgttttaggataagttattttctgtttgttggtttctaaattttacaaacttgggtagcaattactattaatgtgagatttgtgcatatgaacgattgaatatcgcgactggatgtccgatatctgagaatgcgtaattctctttcaacattaattttcagaatatcagcgttcatgtggtcgaataaaaattatttatcaaaaggattggtatttcgagacactgtcaaaattatttgggatccactatcatatcattcgtttattttttttattcatgtttttctcaagaatcaccctccttatatttagtgtaccttcgcaaaagaaaactctttggtgtcatcgttcctattagtgtaattgaaatatatggaaacctcgcaagtggcgttgtggtgcgaatatttgatactaggtcagcagcgttacaaagagtgctatttatgaatgttgaaagtacatgacattactgaacattttgccaatatatgatgttttctgcccgatttaaactaactcgcacgcaaaccaaggcatgtcgacatttaaaaattacttgtctttgggtaagctctgaaatagtataatataaatgtaaatgaggaattaggtcacgctagctcacgaaacgggaggattttcaaagtgatcttgtgtaatatttcggagaaaaaagtttgaaaggaaagtaggtcaacctatctcctaaaacaggggagtatcctgcgtaatatttcggagggaacgtaggttaacctatcttttaaaacagcgggtggcgactttcaaagtggttcaaaatcaaaaattaataaatatcagataaggtttagggataaatcgaaaagttgaatttccagcgcacctaaccctaattaggctatttatatttgggggattattttgcacgggatttgtacaaacgatccaccctgtaactaatatggtttccagcctgcctcgtgtctgttagatggaaggagtaacaaatgtgaaagtctttgctgtttaggcgagtaagcaactgacaccgtgatacattgcatgaaagttttgtccgcggcaggtgttagcagatgttatttcgttgccgatgaattcgcttgttttaattaaacatgaattcgcttaaagggaactcggttaacgaaaaggcttctctttaattcataatattaaccggaggagcgctttttcgagtatctatgccgttttaaatgggttatatgaaaggctagggcacatAACTTGtgaaaatcggcaaaagcactttcgcactttttttttcgactgcgaagcactttcgcactcataatttgcttagagttaacactgctctcatataattttgtgtgtTCAGGTATTTGTTGGCGGTCTACCAAATTACTTGAATGAAGACCAAGTAAAAGAGTTGCTGACTTCGTTTGGTCCGCTTCGGGCTTTTAATCTTGTGAAAGACAGTGCTACGGCTTTATCAAAAGGTAATATATAACATTTTCCGACACGTTTTCCTACATTAGAATTGACAACATTACAAAAACTCTACATGGTGCTTGTATGCAGAGGATTTTACCTCAGTGGTAGCACAACAGGAAGTACTTTAATGTACGTTTATACCATTGCCTTGTCATTGCAAACtcattcaatcaaattttgataccTGAATTTTAGCGTGTTTTTACTGTAGTTAGAGCTGACAAGCTCTTCAAGAGTAGAAGTTTTCAGATTTTGCCAGGAGTTCCAGTTtaaatttcagatttctaggtcgAATTTCAGGTCGGAACTCAAAAGTCGACAAAAGGCACAATTATAGTCTTGCATAtgccaaaatatttaaatttgtttttcctCGGAATTAAAATTTTAGCCGAGGCTAAGTATATATTTCTGTCAAGttggaaaatttttgtttttctttcaatttctcaGAATTTACAATCTACCGTTAATTTTTCCCGCTCCATGGCTTTGTTGCTGTGAAATCACTCGGAATGGGTCAGTCATTGGgtgtaaaaatttgtaatattttaggATATGCATTCTGTGAATATGTGGATGCTACAATCACCGATCAAGCCATTGCTGGATTGAATGGAATGCAACTGGGTGAGAAGAAACTCATTGTACAAAGAGCAAGTGTTGGAGCCAAGACTGGATTAATGAACATGCTGTCAACACCAGTTACTCTACAGGTGAACATTTTTGCGGAACTCTATTTTTCTGAGTATTCAGGACACAGCTATTCTTTCTGTAAATAGAAGAGACTGTTTCAACCTGTTCAtctttttatgtatatattgcGTGGCTGGTTGACTGGCTTATCGTAATCCTAATCCGACTAAAAATGCTTTACTCACCCTTTGCGAAACTTGTTTTGTGTAATTCTTGTGCATAATCTAATATTGGCTTACTAAATTGAATATCAAAGCAGCTGGATTTAGTGATAATTCGTATTACCTAAGACATACCTCTGAAACACATACATGCACTGTACGATACAAGATGATGTACCGGTAAATATGCGAAGACCATAAAGATTCAGTTATCTAAGCACTCTTAACATATAATTATAGGAGTACGTATATGCACACATTTAGTGGTCAAACTTTGTATTTCTTAAAGTTTGGATCTGAAGTGGAAATTATAAGTTTTATCAACCAACAatattttacggaccataaggCGTTCTTTAAATTCCCTTTTTCCCAAAATTGATAAGCTAATGCACCTAATGAATGAGTCAGGTAATGCTTTATTGCCTAAACTCGTAACCACTAACGATACTATTGTTTTTAAACAAACTGCCTACATTTCTTcgaataatatacaataactgAAGAAAATGttgagttttgttttgtttaatgAGCTTTATACAGTAACCCGACACTCCTTAAAAACTGTTCCGGTCTTAAAGCCCGATGCACCTTGGGTATGGACAAAACTCCAATATAGGCAATTTACTGCCACATGGTTCGTAAAATACGGGGGACTTTGAATTTGAGCTTATCTGTatgcttatatatattttccagGTACCTGGTCTTGTAACAGCTGCGCAACAAGGACCGGTCACAGAAGTTATATGTCTTCTCAATATGGTGACACCAGAAGAATTACAAGATGAAGAAGAGTACGAAGATATCATGGAAGATGTGAAGGATGAATGCAACAAACTTGGAAAGGTTAGTATTAGTCAtaaacaaagatgaaaatagTTACAAAGATGAAATAGAAAATGTTTTGGTTCTCATAGGATCAGTTCATGTACGATTTCTGTCTTGTTTCTATATCAGTGGCCGCTGAATCTAGATTTACTATCTAATACATGTTAATTTCCGTGCTTTTATACTTATAAACTTGACATCCGAATTTATCATTTCCTTTACCAAAGGAGGTAAAAGGAATTTAGTAATTATAATGGGCTTGGCTATATCTCCCACATTTCCAACTTCTCTTTTCGTTGAGACTGCATCCATCTTTTTGCTTCAATCAGTAATTAACAAGAGACTGTTGACAATCATGGCTACTGGTATACAGTACCTATGGTATGGTCATGGTGGAACAATCTTAGTTTCCTTCCAGTACTCCAAGCAAACAATTTTCTGGTTATAGTAACTGGTAAAAAGCTGTTAATTTACTTTATGAACAATTTATTGCACTGAACATAGGGGCGTTTTAGATTAAATTTTCAGAGTCGTTTTTCCTTTATTAAACCCGAACATGCAAAGCATATACATAATAACTCTTAATTTATAAGGTGAAAAGCTTGGAGATACCACGACCAGTACCTGGTACAGATGTGCCTGGAGTTGGCAAAATCTTTGTGGAGTTTATGGACACAAGTGATTCTCAGAATGCCTGCAATGCTCTCTCTGGAAGAAAATTTGCCAACAGGGTGGTTGTCACATCTTACTATGATCCAGACCGCTATCATAGACGTGAATTTGACTAAAGGTAATGAACTACTTGTTGAAACTGTCAAGACGAAACACTACTTATTTTTACCCACATGAgcgccttttcaaacataaactgtcatATTAGGATTTCGCATGTTTACTTGCACACCACTGGTCTATTCAATGCTATGAGTGGATTTTAGGAATTGGTGCTAGGTGAGACGGTCTCTTCTATGGTGCGGAAATAGCCATTCAAGTCTTCTATTTGGTCATTCACTACATTTGTACTTTGTTGCTTATAAAATTGAACCACCTTAAGGTAAAATTGACCAATGGTCGAGGACTTATTAAGATGTATATTATTATACCTGCTTAACACCATCCATAAGCTCCCCTTTGCCAGAGTTAATATTTCAAAGCATCTTGACTGGGATTTGTCTTATTTTTCTActgtattgtatttattattcttttgaATTTGTTTATTGACTTCAATTTGAAATGTAGCGCATAATATAATTGACAGTAACTGGTAAAAAGCATAACTGGGCATTTTTGGAAAACACCGGAGGGCCACAAGTGTTGATGAGTCTTTGGAAGTGGGCCGTCGATCATGAAAGTTCGGGAACCACTCATTTATGCCTGAACGTTGAAGTTTAGTCATCAATGatcttattttcaatttattccaGGAGTGGAAGATTGCCTAGCAGGATGCTTTCAATTCACATTTTGTACAAATCTGCTGAACTTGTCCAAAGACATCAATCTGAAACGCGCTTATGCGTCAAAAAATACTTTTTGTAGTTTGTTTTCAAGTCTTTGTCAAAGTAGCACATTCTGGCATACTAAAGGATAGTGAGATGACTATGTCCTAAGCTGAATTCTGATATGGAAATGGAATATAAtgctttttgtttttatgtcatgtcaataaattttgaattggaTAAGATGAGATTAGATGTGGTTCTGTGCAGTGTGAAGGTTTTTAGGTAGTGATAGTAATTGATCCGACTGATGATGTTGTAACACTGCTTCTAAATGTTGATACTGGCTGCCTCACAGGGGGAAGTAATCCATACCTTTGGGTGTATTGTCAGTTTAGCCCTGTGCTATCCGtataatattacaaattgtAGACACTCTGTCTGGACTAAAGGCTCCGATTTGGCATATGTTCGACATGTTTCTTAGGGCTTACCATAGTTCAGAGGTGCACTCAAATGAGGATATGTGCCGAATTTTTTGCCACGTTCGAAGAACTGTTGGTATTGTGAGCACAATTTctttaaactaaatattttcTCCTCAAGAGGTTGCAGTTGAGTGTAAGAGTTCTCCATCCAGACAGATCTTTGAACGAATTCATTTGCGTCCCTGAAGCGCTTTGAGAAGTTCCCCACACATTTGTGCAAATAAACACAATTCTTACAaaattgggtgctcctgaagtatgcgcaccaagatgtcacataacctgaaccctattTGGGTGACACGTTCGAGCTTATGGCATGCCACGTTGTGCACCCATGATGTATATATACTCCAGCATGTTTCGGAAGTCTAGTATAATCTATATTTAATACCATGTGTGTTTATCATCATGGCGGTATTAAGTCAGGGAGACAGCATTTAATTATTCTTAAGAAGTTATATACATGGTAACTGTCTCCCTGGATATCAACATACTTTTTTGAGGAAGTGTACAAGACTGTACCGTTGCCCGACTCACCAACAAAACCACAAAAAACACATACTGTATATGTTTTTCTTgaacataaatattattatataagtAACATCTACTAATTATCAAGTGCTCATAATactgaataaataaaacataacatGAATACTCATGAAACTACCTGATATTGAAGAAGTAAAATGGAACATTATATATGGATTTGAATACTACATTGCAGTCAATAAAACAGCTGATATAATGCATTCATGCTAACTACTATACAACATCCAGCATATTATTGTTGCCAGTGGATCTTGGCTTTGACAAGATATCTTGCTTTAATCTGAGCGACATCAAAGACAACATATTCACTGTGTTCCAGAAATCTGTGTTTATCccgtttgaatttttttgcttTTCCCATGGGTATAACAGTTCCACACTCCATGGTGTGAAAACCTTTCGGGTCGGGTCCTTCCTCACCCACAGCTGTGATACAAAATCACTATGTCTGCTTGTTTATAAAAATACCATACCAAGTGTTAAAAACACCCTGGctatcgcacctctgattacccctAATAGGTTCGAATCTTGTGGGCTCGTGGGGTATAATAATGtgag from Styela clava chromosome 12, kaStyClav1.hap1.2, whole genome shotgun sequence includes the following:
- the LOC120330126 gene encoding splicing factor U2AF 50 kDa subunit-like isoform X1 → MDQNQQAFMKQEAGPDSYENGGYPPGNNQGYGEDIKPQGGNEDRRDRKRRDRSRDRDHDRRRSRDRDRDRDRKRRSKSREKRRRRSRSRENRKRRSRSRSKEKPTTATKKKKQYKYWDVAPSGFEHLTPLQYKAMQAAGQIPLMATTPSLGTGTPTGPAAPLPGTQMTRQVCPFYLFQARRLYVGNIPFGVTEDAMMDFFNQQMKMSGLAQAPGNPVLAVQINLDKNFAFLEFRSVDETTQALAFDGINFMGQSLKIRRPSDYKPLPGSSETPSVHLPGVVSTVVQDSLHKVFVGGLPNYLNEDQVKELLTSFGPLRAFNLVKDSATALSKGYAFCEYVDATITDQAIAGLNGMQLGEKKLIVQRASVGAKTGLMNMLSTPVTLQVPGLVTAAQQGPVTEVICLLNMVTPEELQDEEEYEDIMEDVKDECNKLGKVKSLEIPRPVPGTDVPGVGKIFVEFMDTSDSQNACNALSGRKFANRVVVTSYYDPDRYHRREFD
- the LOC120330126 gene encoding splicing factor U2AF 50 kDa subunit-like isoform X2; protein product: MDQNQQAFMKQEAGPDSYENGGYPPGNNQGYGEDIKPQGGNEDRRDRKRRDRSRDRDHDRRRSRDRDRDRDRKRRSKSREKRRRRSRSRENRKRRSRSRSKEKPTTATKKKKQYKYWDVAPSGFEHLTPLQYKAMQAAGQIPLMATTPSLGTGTPTGPAAPLPGTQMTRQPFYLFQARRLYVGNIPFGVTEDAMMDFFNQQMKMSGLAQAPGNPVLAVQINLDKNFAFLEFRSVDETTQALAFDGINFMGQSLKIRRPSDYKPLPGSSETPSVHLPGVVSTVVQDSLHKVFVGGLPNYLNEDQVKELLTSFGPLRAFNLVKDSATALSKGYAFCEYVDATITDQAIAGLNGMQLGEKKLIVQRASVGAKTGLMNMLSTPVTLQVPGLVTAAQQGPVTEVICLLNMVTPEELQDEEEYEDIMEDVKDECNKLGKVKSLEIPRPVPGTDVPGVGKIFVEFMDTSDSQNACNALSGRKFANRVVVTSYYDPDRYHRREFD